The DNA window GATTTTGTGTGGAAAGGTCAATTTTGGAAGTAAAAAACAGAAAGAAAAGGTTGACAAGGAAACTAAAAAGTTTCGTaagtttttaaaaatatcaaatatgaaaaataatgaagaagatgaaaaatatgaagGAGATATAAACGAGGGGGatatgaaaaagaagatgAAAGGAATTAGTGGAATGACACGAATtgattataaaatatatgatataaaaatacaagaaattaataaaaattttgaaaataaaataaagaaaatttttGATACTTGTTTACAAATagatttttttaataatatctCTATTTTGAAagataagaaaaatataaaattatgtgATGTAGCACAAGTAGTAATAAAATCATCTAATTTAATTTACTTTTATCCTTATACAATTAAtgatatacaaaaaattattcataatttaAAACTTAAAGATAATACTTGGAACCCTACAGTGTCAAATGATGGACAGTATGTTATTTTACAAATTCAACCTTTGTCAGAAGATgttaaaatgaaaaagaaaaaagaagcAAAAGATctttttgaaaaaattaaaaatgatatcAGAAATGTtagatataaaataagggatgatatcataaaaaatattgaagGAGATCAATGGAAAATTGTCGAAAGGAATAAATTAGATAATTATATCAAAGATAAGATGAAGGTAATT is part of the Plasmodium reichenowi strain SY57 chromosome 4, whole genome shotgun sequence genome and encodes:
- a CDS encoding ribosome-recycling factor, putative — protein: MYGGNNLRKFLPLVDIPLLGNKNNLLILCGKVNFGSKKQKEKVDKETKKFRKFLKISNMKNNEEDEKYEGDINEGDMKKKMKGISGMTRIDYKIYDIKIQEINKNFENKIKKIFDTCLQIDFFNNISILKDKKNIKLCDVAQVVIKSSNLIYFYPYTINDIQKIIHNLKLKDNTWNPTVSNDGQYVILQIQPLSEDVKMKKKKEAKDLFEKIKNDIRNVRYKIRDDIIKNIEGDQWKIVERNKLDNYIKDKMKVIENVYEQCVKNY